A window of the Pseudomonas oryzicola genome harbors these coding sequences:
- a CDS encoding PepSY-associated TM helix domain-containing protein: protein MKSPTIRRWSVIHTWSSLVCTLFLLLLAVTGLPLIFHHELEHLLGNAPELREMPADTPHLDLQQLVIKAEQHRPGEVMQYFGYDEDEANGLVAITAATAGTEPNSSHTFMLDARTGEAVAMPAANGGFMMTMLRLHVDMFAGLPGKLLLAFMGVLFVVAIISGTVLYAPFMRRLDFGTVRHGKSRRLRWLDLHNLIGVVTLAWALTVGVTGVISALSDLVIAAWRNDSLAAMVAPYRDAPPLTERAPATQLLTIAEQAAPGMRPDFIAFPGTRFSSEHHYAVFMKGATHLTSHLLTPVLIDARTLTVTAVGERPWYMDAMGLSQPLHFGDYGGRPMQILWALLDVLTIIVLGSGLYLWWGKQRTKREALA from the coding sequence ATGAAAAGCCCAACCATCCGCCGCTGGTCGGTGATCCACACCTGGAGCAGCCTGGTCTGCACCCTGTTCCTGCTGTTGCTGGCAGTCACCGGCCTGCCGCTGATCTTCCACCACGAACTCGAACACCTGCTCGGCAACGCCCCCGAACTGCGGGAAATGCCGGCCGATACACCACACCTGGACCTGCAGCAGTTGGTGATCAAGGCCGAGCAGCACCGCCCCGGCGAGGTCATGCAGTACTTCGGCTACGACGAGGACGAAGCCAACGGCCTAGTGGCCATCACCGCTGCCACCGCCGGCACCGAGCCCAATTCGTCGCACACCTTCATGCTCGACGCCCGCACCGGTGAAGCCGTGGCCATGCCGGCCGCCAACGGCGGCTTCATGATGACCATGCTGCGCCTGCACGTGGACATGTTCGCCGGCTTGCCCGGCAAGCTGCTGCTGGCCTTCATGGGCGTGCTGTTCGTCGTGGCGATCATCTCCGGCACCGTGCTCTATGCACCGTTCATGCGCCGCCTGGACTTCGGCACGGTGCGCCACGGCAAATCCCGTCGCCTGCGCTGGCTCGACCTGCACAACCTGATCGGTGTGGTCACCCTGGCCTGGGCACTGACGGTAGGCGTGACCGGCGTCATCAGCGCGCTGTCGGACCTGGTCATCGCCGCCTGGCGCAACGACAGCCTGGCGGCCATGGTTGCCCCATACCGTGATGCCCCGCCGCTCACCGAACGCGCCCCGGCCACCCAGCTGCTGACCATCGCCGAACAGGCCGCCCCCGGCATGCGCCCGGACTTCATCGCCTTCCCCGGCACACGCTTTTCCAGTGAGCACCACTATGCGGTGTTCATGAAGGGCGCCACGCACCTGACCTCGCACCTGCTCACGCCTGTGCTGATCGATGCGCGAACACTAACGGTGACCGCCGTCGGCGAACGCCCCTGGTACATGGATGCCATGGGCCTGTCGCAACCACTGCACTTCGGCGACTACGGCGGCCGGCCAATGCAAATCCTGTGGGCGCTACTCGATGTGCTGACCATCATCGTCCTCGGCAGCGGCTTGTACCTGTGGTGGGGCAAACAACGCACGAAGCGGGAGGCGCTGGCATGA
- a CDS encoding dermonecrotic toxin domain-containing protein produces the protein MTPLQRLEALDQQLIALEQGKPELADETEPAAMRQRFFGDLATFWNGPVEAGHSRARQLRHLRHEQLLAELELRLADQTLDYSHISLLRTSLELPLPWQRNHLPDTHRAQVYRPVFNRSSPHGRLPLPGVLVLVAEAPEGVIAEPATATGQALLCSISHGVEGFANLAELHRELCERLDDPMQSRPMLQLLPRLQDQQLLRCADRLRYEWFTGDLVEQQTTDVIDAQHQRLTIAWHAAWALDQAPDLPALQTALAKQQSLIDLMGSQYALSTRYALLLEKHLPAWLRQSSTQSLTHIMQTIQELAGAITQAAAPGLLTLEAFGNRHHLLAWVRERLGKALRREFSIELPAEKICITVTLAHRTGPLLNPLAPSAYVAVANRRHVGGTIELVTTTYRLDELALLNIGWFDVDYWLTARVHQEDGSALESISPEGVKRLVRELDAGSGYLRYLRTHLLESPGARWRMQSHGDINRARMRAEAAKARYARHFLNDTHERGYRWVKAVTDHPDNNWRPTIDEHRIAVRQLIIDGHTLQGVLLLNAESDNHPSLVLYTPDAPDRRAWREFPDTRALLRTLRNTPSLRKYLIQRAPLADGNRLDKLVRKGRLGPYVQRPMINGNLFDALYKAQVHAMIAEADTNSRSNRELLGEYGLSTLRLVLDLISLVLPAPTMSALAFGRMSIALWDGLEALEKEDYAATFHHTMAALSHSADGLSSFAGSPLMRRAMRGLPPQPPRPLPKTHEAAVDVSKLRYRIDGVHGEEVYEQINSVPGPDRYFVKDSQGRLYNVHFDGYRWRVLDPRQPDAYAQLPIKRLRNGNWVVDSIVLWHDGLPDIARLLEEVRLQPPFEGKPVAGEADLHDAGGQLYLQLGNHQLPVRRHLLAGHYHLLLAEKALGAVHAWAVLRQQSGQWRIRVRQPGRSSDWLALPADYSANLGSNRSSR, from the coding sequence ATGACACCTTTGCAGCGCCTCGAAGCGCTCGATCAACAACTCATCGCCCTTGAACAAGGCAAACCCGAACTGGCGGACGAAACGGAACCGGCCGCCATGCGTCAGCGTTTTTTTGGCGACCTGGCCACGTTCTGGAACGGCCCTGTCGAGGCAGGCCACAGCCGCGCCCGGCAACTGCGCCACCTGCGCCATGAGCAACTTCTGGCCGAACTGGAGCTGCGCCTCGCCGACCAGACCCTGGACTACAGCCACATCAGCCTGCTGCGCACCTCCCTGGAACTGCCGCTACCCTGGCAACGCAATCACCTGCCAGATACCCACCGAGCCCAGGTTTATCGTCCGGTATTCAACCGTTCAAGCCCCCATGGTCGGTTGCCGTTACCCGGCGTGCTGGTATTGGTGGCAGAAGCACCGGAAGGGGTCATTGCCGAGCCCGCAACAGCCACAGGCCAGGCACTGCTGTGCAGCATTTCTCATGGCGTTGAAGGTTTCGCCAACCTGGCCGAACTGCATAGGGAGCTGTGCGAGCGCCTGGACGACCCCATGCAAAGCCGGCCAATGCTGCAACTGCTACCACGCCTGCAGGACCAGCAACTGCTCCGGTGTGCCGACCGGCTGCGCTACGAGTGGTTTACCGGGGACCTGGTCGAACAACAGACCACTGACGTGATCGACGCACAGCATCAACGGCTTACCATCGCCTGGCACGCCGCCTGGGCCCTTGACCAGGCCCCGGATCTGCCGGCACTGCAAACCGCCCTCGCCAAACAGCAGTCATTGATCGACCTCATGGGCAGCCAATATGCGTTGTCCACCCGTTATGCGCTGCTGCTGGAAAAACACCTGCCTGCCTGGCTGCGCCAGAGCTCGACACAAAGCCTGACGCACATCATGCAAACGATCCAGGAGCTCGCCGGGGCCATCACACAAGCTGCCGCACCCGGCCTTTTGACCCTGGAGGCATTCGGTAATCGCCACCACCTGCTGGCATGGGTGCGCGAGCGCCTCGGCAAGGCGCTGCGGCGCGAATTCTCCATCGAATTGCCTGCCGAAAAAATCTGCATAACCGTCACGCTTGCACACCGCACCGGCCCATTGCTCAACCCACTGGCACCTTCGGCTTACGTGGCCGTTGCCAACCGTCGCCATGTCGGTGGCACTATTGAACTGGTAACCACTACCTACCGTCTGGACGAGCTGGCCTTGCTGAACATCGGCTGGTTCGACGTCGATTACTGGCTGACGGCACGGGTACACCAGGAAGATGGCTCCGCGCTGGAATCAATATCCCCGGAAGGAGTAAAGCGCCTGGTGCGCGAACTTGACGCCGGCAGCGGCTATCTCCGCTACCTGCGAACACATTTGCTGGAGTCTCCTGGTGCACGCTGGCGCATGCAAAGCCACGGCGACATCAACCGCGCTCGCATGCGCGCCGAGGCGGCCAAGGCCCGCTATGCCAGGCACTTTCTGAACGATACCCACGAGCGGGGCTATCGCTGGGTCAAAGCCGTCACCGACCACCCCGACAACAATTGGCGCCCAACCATCGATGAGCATCGTATCGCGGTACGCCAGCTGATAATCGACGGGCATACGCTGCAAGGGGTGCTACTGCTCAATGCCGAGAGCGACAACCACCCGTCGCTGGTTCTGTATACCCCGGATGCTCCCGACCGGCGCGCATGGCGCGAATTCCCGGATACCCGGGCGCTGCTCAGAACTCTTCGCAACACACCTTCCTTGCGCAAGTACCTGATCCAGCGTGCCCCTCTGGCGGATGGCAATCGGCTCGACAAGTTGGTGCGCAAGGGCCGCCTCGGGCCATATGTGCAAAGGCCGATGATCAACGGCAACCTCTTCGATGCCCTTTACAAGGCTCAGGTCCACGCCATGATCGCCGAGGCCGATACCAACAGCCGCAGTAACCGCGAGCTCCTCGGTGAATACGGGCTGTCGACGCTGCGCCTGGTTCTCGACCTCATCAGCCTCGTGCTGCCGGCCCCGACAATGTCAGCCCTGGCCTTCGGCCGTATGTCGATTGCGCTGTGGGACGGTTTAGAAGCACTGGAAAAGGAGGATTATGCAGCAACCTTCCACCACACCATGGCAGCTTTGAGCCACAGCGCCGACGGGTTGTCCAGTTTCGCTGGCTCGCCCCTCATGCGCAGGGCGATGCGCGGCTTGCCACCGCAACCTCCACGCCCACTGCCGAAAACCCACGAAGCGGCCGTGGACGTGAGCAAACTGCGCTACCGGATCGACGGGGTTCATGGCGAGGAAGTGTACGAACAGATCAACAGCGTGCCAGGTCCGGACCGTTACTTCGTCAAGGACAGCCAAGGGCGGCTGTACAACGTCCACTTCGACGGCTATCGCTGGCGGGTGCTCGACCCCAGGCAGCCGGATGCCTACGCGCAACTGCCGATCAAACGACTGCGCAATGGCAATTGGGTGGTCGATTCCATCGTGCTTTGGCATGACGGGTTGCCTGACATAGCCCGGCTGTTGGAAGAGGTTCGCCTGCAACCACCATTCGAGGGCAAACCGGTGGCTGGGGAAGCCGACCTGCACGACGCCGGGGGGCAACTCTATCTGCAGCTGGGTAACCATCAGTTGCCGGTTCGTCGGCACCTGCTTGCCGGGCATTACCATTTGCTGCTGGCCGAAAAGGCACTGGGCGCAGTTCACGCCTGGGCAGTACTGCGCCAACAGAGCGGCCAGTGGCGCATTCGCGTGCGCCAGCCAGGCCGCAGTAGCGACTGGCTGGCACTGCCGGCGGATTACTCTGCCAACCTGGGCAGCAACCGGTCGAGCCGCTGA
- a CDS encoding lipopolysaccharide kinase InaA family protein, which produces MRLSDLKEAGRNPSLPLSITLADAAGSADLQLLSLLRVLPGQRYVGAGVWRGIPVLAKLLVGGNAARHFQRELQGVKLLAEQGLTTPKLLADGLKEGEGGWLLFEFLDGAESLADAWAAVEHLPVLADEQHLVLGEALTAVAHMHAQGLWQEDLHLDNLLRHGGKLYLIDGAGIKAETPGQQLSRPRVLENLGVFFAQLPKRLEPFIEELLVHYLLANAEHALPLEALQKQVDKVRGWRQKDYLEKAGRECSLFSVERSLSGLRAVRRDEVETMLPVLEQADALIEQGHLYKTGGAASVARIEVGGRMLVLKRYNIKNTAHWFKRFWRPSRAWHSWIEGHRLEFLDIATPRPLAVLEQRVMGLRSRAYLVTEYVDGPDLAECFAPYVDNGDAPEEQVDALVHVMQQLIRERISHGDFKGHNLFWHNGQWSLIDLDAMCQHATQLSFAPAYARDRARLLRNWPSGSALHQRLDRLLPRLAE; this is translated from the coding sequence ATGCGTTTGTCTGATTTGAAAGAGGCCGGGCGCAACCCGTCGCTGCCCCTGAGCATTACCTTGGCCGACGCTGCCGGCAGCGCTGACTTGCAACTGCTCAGTCTGCTGCGCGTGCTGCCGGGCCAGCGCTATGTGGGCGCCGGGGTATGGCGCGGCATTCCGGTGCTGGCCAAGCTCCTGGTCGGCGGTAACGCTGCCCGGCATTTCCAGCGTGAACTGCAGGGCGTGAAGCTGCTGGCCGAGCAGGGCCTGACTACGCCGAAGCTGCTGGCCGATGGCCTCAAGGAAGGCGAGGGCGGCTGGTTGCTGTTCGAGTTTCTCGACGGCGCCGAAAGCCTGGCCGATGCCTGGGCGGCAGTGGAACACTTGCCGGTGCTGGCCGACGAGCAGCACCTGGTACTGGGCGAGGCGCTCACTGCGGTGGCGCACATGCACGCCCAAGGCCTGTGGCAGGAGGACCTGCACCTGGACAACCTGTTGCGCCACGGCGGCAAGCTGTACCTGATCGATGGTGCCGGCATCAAGGCCGAAACGCCTGGCCAGCAATTGTCGCGCCCGCGTGTGCTGGAAAACCTCGGGGTGTTCTTCGCCCAGTTGCCCAAACGCCTGGAACCGTTCATCGAAGAGCTGCTGGTGCACTACCTGTTGGCCAACGCCGAGCATGCGCTGCCGTTGGAAGCCTTGCAGAAGCAAGTGGACAAGGTGCGCGGCTGGCGCCAGAAGGATTACCTGGAAAAGGCTGGCCGCGAATGCAGCCTGTTCAGTGTCGAGCGCAGCCTTTCGGGCTTGCGGGCGGTCCGCCGCGACGAGGTCGAAACCATGCTGCCGGTGCTGGAGCAGGCCGATGCATTGATCGAGCAAGGCCACCTGTACAAGACTGGAGGCGCCGCCAGCGTGGCGCGCATCGAGGTTGGCGGCCGTATGCTGGTGCTCAAGCGCTACAACATCAAGAACACCGCGCATTGGTTCAAGCGCTTCTGGCGCCCGAGCCGGGCCTGGCATTCATGGATCGAAGGCCACCGCCTGGAATTCCTCGACATTGCCACACCGCGTCCGCTCGCGGTACTGGAGCAGCGGGTGATGGGGTTGCGAAGCCGCGCCTACCTGGTCACCGAATATGTCGATGGCCCGGACTTGGCCGAATGCTTCGCGCCCTACGTGGATAACGGCGATGCGCCCGAGGAACAGGTGGATGCCCTGGTGCACGTGATGCAGCAGCTGATTCGCGAGCGTATCAGCCACGGCGACTTCAAGGGCCATAACCTGTTCTGGCACAACGGCCAGTGGTCGCTGATCGACCTCGATGCCATGTGCCAGCATGCCACCCAGCTCAGCTTCGCCCCGGCCTACGCCCGTGATCGGGCGCGGCTGCTGCGCAACTGGCCGAGTGGCAGTGCCTTGCATCAGCGGCTCGACCGGTTGCTGCCCAGGTTGGCAGAGTAA
- a CDS encoding lipopolysaccharide kinase InaA family protein, protein MTDYLASADLALLKRHGLDDFEALWALQLDAVDEPNTGRGGWSSVFRLELEGKGYYLKRQCDYLTRTLHRPFGEPTFAREFRNISRYQKLHIPALQAVFYGERKQGGQHRAILMTRALDEWADLDSLLARWAQLGDAERNGILQACGQLARTLHSAGQVHGCFYPKHIFLRQRREGWDAQLIDLEKTRPLLFGMRDRLKDLEPLLRRAQAWSEHDVRTLLASYLAQPDDGTLVDTWLQRLTQRRREKEAR, encoded by the coding sequence ATGACCGATTACCTGGCCAGCGCGGACCTCGCGCTGCTCAAACGCCATGGCCTGGATGACTTCGAGGCGCTGTGGGCACTGCAGCTGGATGCCGTCGACGAGCCGAATACCGGCCGTGGCGGCTGGAGCAGCGTGTTTCGCCTGGAACTCGAAGGCAAGGGCTACTACCTCAAGCGCCAGTGCGACTACCTGACCCGTACCCTGCACCGGCCGTTCGGCGAGCCCACCTTCGCTCGTGAATTCCGCAATATCAGCCGCTACCAGAAGCTGCACATTCCTGCCTTGCAGGCGGTGTTCTATGGCGAGCGCAAGCAAGGCGGCCAGCACCGGGCCATCCTGATGACACGCGCCCTGGACGAATGGGCCGACCTCGACAGCCTGCTGGCCCGCTGGGCACAACTGGGTGATGCTGAACGCAATGGCATCCTGCAGGCCTGCGGCCAGCTGGCGCGTACCCTGCACAGTGCCGGGCAGGTCCATGGCTGTTTCTACCCCAAGCACATCTTCCTGCGCCAGCGCCGCGAAGGCTGGGATGCGCAACTGATCGACCTGGAAAAGACCCGGCCTCTGCTGTTCGGCATGCGTGACCGCCTCAAGGACCTGGAGCCGCTGCTGCGCCGCGCCCAGGCCTGGAGCGAGCACGATGTCCGTACCTTGCTGGCCAGTTACCTGGCGCAGCCGGACGATGGCACGCTGGTCGATACCTGGCTGCAACGCCTGACGCAACGCCGTCGTGAAAAAGAGGCCCGCTGA
- a CDS encoding lipopolysaccharide kinase InaA family protein, with translation MSGWTLAPGYEHLATDFGSLEAVFALQGERLTRDPLSEVVRIMRDGVNYYVKRYTGAGKHMRRYLGRPRIKAEWQNLKLFAKWGIPTAEVVAWGLERNGLAFARGAMITRELPRTEDLSALAERNDARLADRAWVGHVSSQLARHTRVMHKHHFAHNDLKWRNLLVDDQGTLFFIDCPTGDFWRGFMWRHRMIKDLACLDKVAKYRLSATQRLRFYLQYRGRDRLNERDKKRIRQVVGFFEGRE, from the coding sequence ATGTCGGGTTGGACACTGGCGCCGGGCTATGAGCACCTGGCGACGGACTTCGGCAGCCTCGAGGCGGTATTCGCCCTGCAAGGCGAACGCCTGACCCGCGACCCGCTCAGCGAAGTGGTGCGCATCATGCGTGACGGGGTCAATTACTACGTCAAGCGCTATACCGGAGCCGGCAAGCATATGCGCCGTTACCTGGGCCGGCCGCGGATCAAGGCTGAATGGCAGAACCTGAAGCTGTTCGCCAAGTGGGGCATCCCCACTGCCGAAGTGGTGGCCTGGGGCCTGGAGCGCAATGGCCTGGCCTTTGCCCGGGGCGCGATGATCACCCGCGAGCTGCCGCGTACCGAAGACCTGTCGGCGTTGGCCGAGCGCAACGATGCGCGCCTGGCCGACCGCGCCTGGGTCGGGCATGTCAGCAGCCAACTGGCGCGCCATACCCGGGTCATGCACAAGCACCACTTCGCCCATAACGACCTGAAGTGGCGCAACCTGCTGGTCGATGACCAGGGCACGCTATTCTTCATCGATTGCCCCACTGGTGACTTCTGGCGCGGCTTCATGTGGCGGCACCGGATGATCAAGGACCTGGCGTGCCTGGACAAAGTGGCCAAGTACCGGCTGTCGGCAACCCAGCGCCTGCGGTTCTACCTGCAATACCGTGGCCGCGACCGGCTGAATGAGCGCGACAAGAAGCGCATTCGCCAGGTAGTGGGCTTTTTCGAGGGAAGGGAATGA
- the rfaP gene encoding lipopolysaccharide core heptose(I) kinase RfaP → MKLILAEPFKRLWAGRDAFDAVEALQGEVYRELEGRRTLRTEVAGAGFFVKIHRGIGWGEIFKNLFTAKLPVLGAGQEWQAIQRLHQAGVPTMTAVAYGERGSNPAAQHSFIITEELAPTISLEDFSIDWVRQPPEPRLKRALIAEVARMTGGMHRAGVNHRDCYICHFLLHTDRPVTADDFKLSVIDLHRAQTRAKISRRWRDKDLAALYFSALDIGLTQRDKLRFLRGYFQRPLRQILKDEAALLAWLERKAQKLYDRKQRYGDAL, encoded by the coding sequence ATGAAGCTGATACTGGCCGAGCCGTTCAAGCGCCTGTGGGCGGGGCGCGATGCCTTCGATGCGGTGGAGGCGCTGCAAGGCGAGGTCTACCGCGAACTGGAAGGGCGCCGCACGCTGCGCACCGAGGTCGCTGGTGCAGGCTTTTTCGTCAAGATCCACCGCGGCATCGGCTGGGGCGAGATCTTCAAGAACCTGTTTACCGCCAAGCTGCCGGTGCTCGGTGCCGGCCAGGAATGGCAAGCCATCCAGCGCTTGCACCAGGCTGGCGTGCCGACCATGACCGCGGTTGCCTATGGCGAGCGTGGCAGCAACCCGGCCGCGCAGCATTCGTTCATCATCACCGAAGAACTGGCGCCGACCATCAGCCTGGAAGACTTCAGCATCGACTGGGTCAGGCAACCGCCCGAGCCGCGCCTGAAGCGCGCGCTGATCGCCGAGGTGGCCAGGATGACTGGCGGCATGCACCGCGCCGGGGTCAACCATCGCGACTGCTACATCTGCCACTTCCTGTTGCATACCGACCGCCCGGTGACGGCGGATGACTTCAAATTGTCGGTTATCGACCTGCACCGCGCGCAGACCCGGGCGAAAATCAGCCGCCGCTGGCGCGACAAGGACCTGGCCGCGCTGTACTTCTCGGCGCTGGACATCGGCCTCACCCAGCGCGACAAGCTGCGCTTCCTGCGTGGTTATTTCCAGCGCCCGCTGCGGCAGATCCTCAAGGATGAGGCCGCGCTGCTCGCCTGGCTGGAGCGCAAGGCGCAGAAACTCTACGATCGCAAGCAACGCTATGGGGATGCACTCTGA
- a CDS encoding glycosyltransferase family 4 protein, giving the protein MQLAFVLYKYFPFGGLQRDFMRIALECQKRGHQIRVYTLIWEGDIPPGFEVLVAPVKAIFNHRRNEKLSAWMAADLAKRPVDRLIGFNKMPGLDVYYAADGCFEDKAQTLRGGLYRRWGRYRHFAEYERAVFAKDAHTEVLMISEVQQPLFIKHYGTPVERFHLLPPGISQDRRAPANAAEIRAEFRKEFNLGDDDLLLVQIGSGFKTKGVDRSLKALAALPSALRKRTRLMVIGQDDPKVFQLQSATLGLGEQVQFLKGRSDIPRFLLGADLLIHPAYNENTGTVLLEALVAGLPVLVSKVCGYAHYIAEADSGLVLDEPFEQEQLNTYLQRMLEDQAARASWSRNGLAFAETADLYSMPQHAADVILGQESA; this is encoded by the coding sequence ATGCAACTGGCTTTCGTGCTGTACAAATATTTCCCCTTCGGCGGGCTGCAGCGCGATTTCATGCGCATTGCCCTGGAGTGCCAGAAGCGGGGCCACCAGATCCGTGTGTACACGCTGATCTGGGAGGGTGACATTCCGCCGGGCTTCGAAGTGCTGGTGGCGCCGGTGAAGGCGATTTTCAACCACCGCCGCAACGAGAAACTCAGTGCCTGGATGGCTGCCGATCTGGCCAAGCGCCCGGTCGATCGCCTGATCGGCTTCAACAAGATGCCGGGGCTGGACGTGTATTACGCCGCCGACGGCTGCTTCGAGGACAAGGCGCAGACCCTGCGTGGCGGCCTGTACCGCCGCTGGGGCCGCTACCGGCATTTCGCCGAGTACGAGCGCGCGGTGTTTGCCAAGGATGCGCATACCGAAGTGCTGATGATTTCCGAAGTGCAGCAGCCGCTGTTCATCAAGCACTACGGTACCCCGGTGGAACGCTTCCACCTGCTGCCGCCTGGCATTTCCCAGGACCGTCGCGCGCCGGCCAACGCTGCCGAGATCCGCGCCGAATTCCGCAAGGAGTTCAACCTCGGCGATGACGACCTGCTGCTGGTACAGATCGGCTCTGGTTTCAAGACCAAGGGCGTGGACCGCAGCCTCAAGGCCCTGGCCGCACTGCCGTCGGCCCTGCGCAAGCGGACCAGGTTGATGGTGATCGGCCAGGACGACCCCAAGGTGTTCCAGCTGCAAAGCGCTACCCTGGGCCTGGGCGAGCAGGTGCAGTTCCTCAAGGGGCGTAGCGACATTCCGCGCTTCCTGCTGGGCGCCGACCTGCTGATCCACCCGGCGTACAACGAAAATACCGGCACGGTGCTGCTCGAAGCGCTGGTGGCCGGCCTGCCGGTGCTGGTGTCCAAGGTGTGTGGTTACGCCCACTACATTGCCGAGGCCGACAGCGGCCTGGTGCTGGACGAGCCGTTCGAACAAGAGCAGCTCAATACCTATCTGCAGCGCATGCTCGAAGACCAGGCGGCCCGTGCCAGCTGGTCGCGCAACGGCCTGGCGTTTGCTGAAACCGCCGACCTGTACAGCATGCCGCAGCATGCCGCCGACGTGATCCTGGGGCAGGAGTCCGCATGA
- the waaC gene encoding lipopolysaccharide heptosyltransferase I has product MRVLIIKTSSLGDVIHTLPALTDAAHAIPGIRFDWVVEEGFAEIPSWHPAVDQVIPVAIRRWRKNLWQTIKSGEWKAFKQRVRERQYDLVIDAQGLVKSAWLTRYVKAPVAGLDRYSAREGWASRFYDRRLSIAVGQHAVERVRQLFAMALAYDLPEGIGNYGLDLDRLQLPPAAPYVVFLHGTTWATKHWPEAYWRELAERMGRRKLEVRLPWGNPAEKARAERIAQGLNNCQVLPRLNLAGVARVLAAAKACVAVDTGLGHLAAALDVPTISLFGPTNPGLTGAYGRTQIHQASDWPCAPCLQKKCTYKPSADDLRRYDLKREWPLCFTRLNPEHVASRLSALLLAEDVR; this is encoded by the coding sequence GTGCGGGTACTGATCATCAAGACCTCGTCGCTGGGTGATGTGATTCATACCCTGCCGGCGCTTACCGATGCCGCCCATGCCATTCCGGGTATCCGCTTCGACTGGGTGGTGGAAGAAGGCTTTGCCGAAATCCCCAGCTGGCACCCGGCGGTTGACCAGGTCATTCCGGTGGCCATCCGCCGTTGGCGCAAGAACCTTTGGCAAACCATCAAGAGTGGCGAGTGGAAAGCGTTCAAGCAGCGTGTGCGCGAGCGCCAGTACGACCTGGTGATCGACGCCCAGGGCCTGGTCAAGTCGGCCTGGCTGACCCGCTACGTGAAAGCACCGGTCGCCGGCCTGGATCGCTACTCGGCCCGTGAAGGCTGGGCCAGCCGCTTTTACGATCGACGCCTGTCGATTGCCGTCGGCCAGCATGCAGTAGAGCGGGTACGCCAGCTGTTCGCCATGGCCCTGGCCTACGACCTGCCGGAAGGCATTGGCAACTACGGCCTCGACCTTGACCGTCTGCAGCTACCGCCGGCTGCCCCGTACGTGGTGTTCCTGCATGGCACTACGTGGGCGACCAAGCACTGGCCCGAAGCCTACTGGCGCGAACTGGCTGAACGTATGGGCCGGCGCAAGCTGGAAGTGCGCCTGCCGTGGGGCAACCCGGCCGAGAAGGCGCGGGCCGAGCGCATTGCCCAGGGCTTGAACAACTGTCAGGTGCTCCCCAGATTGAACCTGGCCGGTGTCGCCCGGGTATTGGCGGCGGCAAAGGCATGCGTGGCCGTCGATACCGGCCTTGGCCACTTGGCGGCGGCACTCGATGTACCCACCATTTCGCTGTTCGGCCCGACCAACCCGGGGCTGACCGGTGCCTACGGACGGACCCAGATTCACCAGGCCAGTGACTGGCCATGCGCTCCCTGCCTGCAGAAGAAGTGCACTTACAAACCGAGCGCCGACGACCTGCGCCGGTACGATCTGAAACGCGAGTGGCCGCTGTGCTTCACTCGCCTGAATCCCGAGCATGTGGCGAGCCGCTTGAGCGCGCTGCTGCTGGCTGAGGATGTCCGTTGA